A single genomic interval of Choloepus didactylus isolate mChoDid1 chromosome 25 unlocalized genomic scaffold, mChoDid1.pri SUPER_25_unloc5, whole genome shotgun sequence harbors:
- the LOC119525695 gene encoding olfactory receptor 18-like, with protein sequence MYLITVLGNLLIMLTVISDAHLHTPMYFFLFNLSLADINFTSTTVPKMLMDIHTHCGVISYTGCLIQLYFFYLFGCLDSLLLTVMAYDRFVAICHPLHYTVTMNPQQSGLLVLLSFIISLLYSLVHCLMMSQLKFCSDVEIPHFFCDPPQLLKLACSDTSTNNILICFHGAIFGGIPVSLIIFSYTQIVSSILRVPTPCGRYKIFTTCGSHLTVVCLFYGTGMGVYLSSVYSDSARRSAVASVMYTLVAPMLNPFIYSLRNRDIKMALGRILKRTP encoded by the coding sequence ATGTACCTGATCACTGTACTGGGTAACCTACTCATCATGCTGACTGTCATCTCTGATgcccacctccacacccccatgtacttcttcctcttcaaccTGTCCTTGGCTGACATCAATTTCACCTCTACCACAGTCCCAAAGATGCTTATGGATATCCACACTCACTGTGGAGTCATCTCCTATACAGGTTGCCTGattcaattgtatttcttttatctttttggaTGTTTGGACAGCCTACTTCTGACAGTGATGGCCTATGACAGGTTTGTGGCAATCTGTCACCCCCTCCACTATACAGTCACCATGAACCCCCAGCAGAGTGGCCTGCTGGTTCTGCTTTCTTTTATCATCAGTCTTTTATACTCCCTGGTGCACTGCTTAATGATGTCACAGCTAAAGTTCTGTTCAGATGTGGAGATTCCCCATTTCTTCTGTGACCCTCCTCAACTACTCAAACTTGCCTGTTCTGACACCTCCACCAATAACATATTAATATGTTTTCATGGTGCCATCTTTGGTGGAATTCCAGTCTCACTGATCATTTTCTCTTATACTCAAATAGTTTCCTCCATTCTGAGAGTCCCAACCCCATGTGGGAGGTATAAAATCTTTACAACCTGTGGCTCTCACCTAACAGtagtttgcttattttatggTACTGGCATGGGAGTGTACCTGAGTTCAGTTTACTCAGATTCAGCCAGAAGGAGTGCAGTGGCCTCAGTGATGTATACACTGGTTGctcccatgctgaacccctttatctacagcctgaggaacaggGACATCAAGATGGCCCTGGGGAGGATCTTAAAGAGAACACCCTAA